The following are encoded together in the Campylobacter devanensis genome:
- a CDS encoding metal ABC transporter solute-binding protein, Zn/Mn family, with the protein MVRFSLILAFLVGVIWAKPVVSASILPTAFFVEQIGASSVEVNTIVQEFADPHSFEPRASDMKKLENSNLFFAVGIEYEDVWLPKFSKAFPNLKVIKTQGKTPKYDKITHDDHHEHGDHKHEEHKHEFDTHIWLDPIMVKEQSKIIANALSQKYPQNSELYSQNLDKFNQEIDKLDSYIKDSLKDLKNRKFMVFHPSWGYFAKRYNLTQIAIESGGKEPKPAALAKLIKMAKSENIKVIFISPEFSQKSAKLIAEQTGAKLIEINHLSKNWLENMYTIADIFKSSL; encoded by the coding sequence ATGGTTAGATTTAGCTTGATTTTGGCATTTTTGGTTGGAGTGATTTGGGCTAAGCCGGTAGTTAGTGCAAGTATTTTGCCAACGGCGTTTTTTGTTGAACAAATTGGTGCTAGTAGTGTTGAGGTTAATACGATTGTTCAAGAATTTGCCGATCCGCACTCATTTGAGCCTCGAGCTAGCGATATGAAAAAGCTTGAAAATAGTAATCTTTTCTTTGCAGTTGGAATAGAATATGAGGATGTTTGGTTGCCTAAATTTAGCAAGGCATTTCCAAATTTAAAAGTTATAAAAACTCAAGGCAAAACACCAAAATATGATAAAATCACTCATGATGATCACCACGAACATGGCGATCATAAACATGAAGAACATAAGCATGAATTTGATACCCATATTTGGCTTGACCCTATAATGGTAAAGGAACAATCTAAAATAATTGCTAATGCTTTAAGTCAAAAATATCCACAAAATAGCGAACTCTATAGCCAAAATTTGGATAAATTTAATCAAGAAATTGATAAATTAGATAGTTATATAAAAGATAGTTTAAAAGATTTAAAAAATAGAAAATTTATGGTTTTTCACCCTTCGTGGGGATATTTTGCTAAGCGTTATAATCTAACTCAAATCGCTATAGAATCAGGTGGCAAAGAGCCAAAGCCTGCTGCCCTTGCAAAGCTTATTAAAATGGCAAAGAGTGAAAATATCAAGGTGATTTTCATCTCGCCTGAGTTTAGTCAAAAATCAGCTAAATTAATCGCAGAACAAACTGGCGCAAAGTTAATAGAAATCAATCATTTATCAAAAAATTGGCTTGAAAATATGTATACAATTGCTGATATTTTTAAAAGTTCGCTATGA
- a CDS encoding metal ABC transporter ATP-binding protein — MNIEITNLSFGYDDGNIFKNLNFSYHSRDFLAIIGPNGGGKSTLLKLMLGILEPQSGKISIDSKPPKLAKELIGYVPQYIPVNKTFPMSVLEVVLMGRLRSGLFKFYSKADKNMAMQALKMVGMQDFSTRGIGALSGGQRQRVYIARALVSGARILMLDEPTASIDTQGQAQIYSVLKEINQSNVGVIAISHDINMAMNFATKVAYVNSGSVVLHDISNLDNREFINHLSKSHTHFCDVELALNSCGCASHKE, encoded by the coding sequence ATGAATATTGAGATTACAAATTTAAGCTTTGGCTATGATGATGGTAATATTTTTAAAAATTTAAATTTTAGCTACCATAGTAGAGATTTTTTAGCAATTATTGGACCAAATGGCGGAGGCAAAAGTACACTTTTAAAGCTAATGCTTGGAATATTAGAGCCACAATCTGGTAAAATTAGTATAGATTCTAAGCCGCCAAAATTAGCAAAAGAACTAATTGGCTATGTTCCGCAGTATATTCCAGTTAATAAAACCTTTCCAATGAGTGTTTTAGAAGTTGTACTGATGGGAAGACTGCGTAGCGGGCTATTTAAGTTCTATTCAAAAGCAGATAAAAATATGGCTATGCAAGCTCTTAAGATGGTAGGTATGCAAGATTTTAGCACCAGGGGAATTGGCGCACTTAGTGGCGGTCAAAGACAAAGGGTTTATATTGCTAGGGCATTAGTAAGCGGGGCTAGGATCTTAATGCTAGATGAGCCAACGGCTAGTATCGATACGCAAGGCCAAGCTCAAATTTATTCTGTATTAAAAGAGATAAACCAATCAAATGTAGGAGTAATTGCCATAAGTCATGATATAAATATGGCTATGAATTTTGCTACTAAAGTCGCCTATGTAAATAGTGGTAGTGTGGTGCTTCATGATATTTCAAATTTGGATAATAGAGAGTTTATAAATCATCTTAGTAAGAGTCATACACATTTTTGCGATGTTGAACTAGCGCTTAATAGTTGTGGTTGTGCTTCACATAAGGAGTAG
- a CDS encoding metal ABC transporter permease, giving the protein MQNALIAGILVSIACGVIGSLIVINKMTFIAGGVAHGAYGGIGIAFFLGASPLLGAAGFAVAIGLLIAFISGQNRDRIDSVIGAIWAFGMAVGIIFVDLSPGYNADLMSYLFGSILAVSTEDLIFMGILDAIFIAFALLFYTQICAFCFDSEFAKLRGVNVNFLYYLMSALIALCVVSTIRVVGLILVIALLSIPPYIAEKFSPNLAIMMVLSAILSAIFIFCGLILSYYLDLTSGAAIIAVATVVFFVVEFCKRG; this is encoded by the coding sequence ATGCAAAATGCTTTAATTGCTGGGATTTTAGTTAGTATAGCGTGTGGTGTGATTGGTTCACTTATTGTGATAAATAAGATGACTTTTATCGCTGGTGGTGTGGCACATGGGGCGTATGGCGGGATTGGAATAGCCTTTTTTTTAGGCGCATCTCCACTTCTTGGAGCGGCTGGGTTTGCAGTAGCAATTGGACTACTTATCGCATTTATTAGTGGACAAAATCGTGATCGAATAGATAGCGTAATTGGTGCTATCTGGGCGTTTGGAATGGCTGTTGGGATTATTTTTGTTGATCTTAGCCCTGGGTATAATGCTGATTTGATGAGCTATCTATTTGGTTCGATTTTAGCTGTAAGCACAGAAGATCTGATATTTATGGGTATTTTGGATGCTATTTTTATAGCTTTTGCTTTGCTTTTTTACACTCAAATTTGTGCTTTTTGCTTTGATAGTGAGTTTGCTAAGCTTCGTGGAGTAAATGTTAACTTTTTATACTATTTAATGAGTGCATTAATCGCACTTTGTGTAGTTAGCACTATTAGGGTTGTAGGGCTTATTTTAGTAATTGCTTTGCTTAGTATTCCACCATATATTGCTGAGAAATTTAGTCCAAATTTGGCCATAATGATGGTTTTATCTGCGATTTTATCAGCTATATTTATATTTTGTGGGTTGATACTTAGCTACTATTTGGATCTAACAAGCGGAGCAGCAATTATCGCAGTAGCTACTGTGGTATTTTTTGTAGTGGAGTTTTGTAAAAGAGGGTGA
- the pseB gene encoding UDP-N-acetylglucosamine 4,6-dehydratase (inverting), which produces MFNNKNILITGGTGSFGKKYTKILLENYTPNKIIIYSRDELKQYEMAQEFSSSSMRYFIGDVRDENRLNTAMNGVDFVIHAAAMKHVPIAEYNPMECIKTNIHGAQNVINASLKNRVEKVIALSTDKACNPVNLYGATKLASDKLFIAANNIAGTSPTRFSVVRYGNVVGSRGSVVPLFKKLIENGAKELPITDERMTRFWITLEDGVKFVLKNFARMQGGELFIPKIPSMKIIDLAATLAPNLPIKIIGIRPGEKLHEIMISADDTMHSLEFDDHYVIGPSIKFYDKEANFAINRLGEKGRAVSSNFEYRSDNNTQWLDKAWLETMMKRI; this is translated from the coding sequence GTGTTTAACAATAAAAATATTTTGATAACTGGTGGAACTGGTAGTTTTGGTAAAAAATATACCAAAATATTGCTAGAAAATTATACACCAAACAAAATAATAATCTACTCACGAGATGAATTAAAACAATATGAAATGGCACAGGAGTTTTCAAGCTCATCAATGCGATATTTTATCGGTGACGTGCGTGATGAAAATAGACTAAACACTGCTATGAATGGTGTAGATTTTGTTATCCATGCTGCTGCTATGAAGCACGTACCAATCGCAGAATATAATCCAATGGAGTGTATTAAAACCAATATTCATGGCGCTCAAAATGTAATTAATGCTAGTTTAAAAAATAGAGTAGAAAAGGTAATTGCTCTAAGTACTGATAAAGCGTGCAATCCTGTAAATTTATACGGTGCTACTAAACTTGCAAGTGATAAACTCTTTATAGCAGCCAATAATATCGCAGGCACAAGCCCAACTAGGTTTAGTGTCGTCAGATATGGTAATGTTGTAGGCTCAAGAGGTTCGGTGGTACCGCTATTTAAAAAACTCATAGAAAATGGTGCTAAAGAGCTACCAATCACAGATGAGAGAATGACTAGATTTTGGATTACACTTGAAGATGGGGTCAAATTTGTTCTTAAAAACTTTGCTAGAATGCAAGGTGGTGAGCTATTTATCCCTAAGATTCCATCTATGAAAATTATTGATTTAGCTGCGACTCTAGCGCCAAATTTACCTATTAAAATCATTGGAATTCGTCCAGGCGAGAAACTTCATGAAATAATGATAAGTGCTGATGATACTATGCACAGCTTGGAATTTGATGATCATTATGTAATTGGGCCATCTATTAAATTTTATGATAAAGAGGCTAATTTTGCTATTAATAGGCTTGGAGAAAAAGGTCGTGCCGTAAGTAGCAATTTTGAATACCGTTCAGATAATAATACTCAGTGGCTCGATAAAGCTTGGTTAGAGACAATGATGAAGAGGATTTAA
- a CDS encoding copper chaperone PCu(A)C, which translates to MFKYFSLAAITMLTLQAEVLLVDPYAKATPPNAKNSAAFMKIQNTSNSDVELISANSNISKVTELHTHIEENGMKKMIQIPSIKIPANSSVELKPGGLHIMFLGIQNQINENSNIDLNLTFSNGKTYELNQIPVKKVIPAKMH; encoded by the coding sequence ATGTTCAAATATTTCTCTTTAGCAGCTATAACTATGCTTACTTTACAAGCTGAAGTTTTATTAGTTGACCCATATGCCAAAGCAACTCCACCAAATGCTAAAAACAGCGCTGCATTTATGAAAATTCAAAATACAAGCAATAGCGATGTTGAATTAATTTCAGCTAATAGTAATATAAGTAAAGTAACTGAACTTCACACTCACATAGAAGAAAATGGTATGAAAAAAATGATACAAATTCCAAGTATCAAAATCCCAGCTAATTCATCAGTTGAACTAAAACCAGGTGGACTTCATATAATGTTTTTAGGTATTCAAAATCAAATCAATGAAAATAGCAATATAGATTTAAATTTAACCTTTAGCAATGGCAAAACTTATGAACTAAACCAAATTCCGGTTAAAAAAGTAATTCCAGCTAAGATGCATTAA
- a CDS encoding L,D-transpeptidase family protein, translating to MKKLILLLISACMIAGELEDLYLQGGITAVQKKIEKNLQNPEYWNNNLKDMNLTYGYYSNSDRLIIAVDKTAKQISINRYENGNIKVLKSNEIITGLMGEKLAEGDLKTPVGAYEITRRFTPPTTYYGPVAFSLSYPNLYDKMRSRTGSGIWIHGYPMEGDVRENEVETRGCVAMKNDLLIAFEDVVKNNKSIVIISEKGYPQALTSDIAVIFAGLFAWKNAWTISDLDRYLSFYSSDFRRFDGMKLSEFSAMKKRVFSKNESKIIEFKNFTIVPYPSTDSKNIYRVSFDERYRADTYNFDGQKVLYVAVENNKMKILIEE from the coding sequence GTGAAAAAGCTTATTTTGCTACTAATTTCAGCTTGTATGATTGCTGGTGAATTAGAAGACTTATACCTTCAAGGTGGTATCACAGCAGTGCAAAAAAAGATAGAAAAAAATCTTCAAAATCCAGAATACTGGAATAATAATTTAAAAGATATGAACTTGACATACGGCTACTATAGTAATAGCGATAGACTTATTATTGCAGTGGATAAAACTGCAAAGCAAATTTCAATAAATAGATATGAAAATGGTAATATTAAGGTGCTAAAAAGCAATGAGATAATCACTGGATTAATGGGCGAAAAACTAGCCGAGGGTGATCTAAAAACACCTGTAGGCGCATATGAGATTACTCGCAGATTTACCCCACCAACAACATATTATGGGCCAGTTGCCTTTAGTCTTTCATATCCAAATTTATACGATAAGATGCGTAGCAGAACCGGTAGCGGGATTTGGATTCACGGTTATCCGATGGAGGGCGATGTAAGAGAAAACGAAGTAGAAACTAGAGGTTGTGTGGCGATGAAAAATGATCTGTTAATAGCCTTTGAAGATGTCGTAAAAAATAATAAATCCATTGTAATAATTAGTGAAAAAGGCTATCCGCAAGCTTTAACTTCAGATATTGCAGTGATTTTTGCTGGACTTTTTGCGTGGAAAAATGCTTGGACGATAAGCGATTTGGATAGATATTTAAGCTTTTATAGTAGTGATTTTCGCCGTTTTGATGGAATGAAATTAAGCGAATTCTCGGCGATGAAAAAAAGAGTATTTAGTAAGAATGAAAGCAAGATAATTGAATTTAAAAACTTTACAATCGTACCATATCCTAGTACTGATAGTAAAAATATTTATCGTGTGAGCTTTGATGAGAGATATAGAGCTGATACATATAATTTTGATGGGCAAAAGGTGCTATATGTGGCTGTAGAAAATAATAAGATGAAAATATTAATAGAGGAGTAA
- the cmeU gene encoding CmeU family protein, producing MSDDKELVKKQIEEFLAARGRFFEVLDASVPKKGNSTAFDFDACNEPSLKALYKEFYAYDYAVRKMLPHIYKKFDLSFNV from the coding sequence ATGAGCGATGATAAAGAGTTAGTTAAAAAGCAAATAGAAGAGTTTTTAGCTGCAAGGGGTAGATTTTTTGAAGTTTTGGATGCGAGTGTGCCTAAAAAGGGTAATAGCACGGCTTTTGACTTTGATGCTTGTAATGAGCCAAGTTTAAAAGCACTATATAAAGAGTTTTACGCATATGATTATGCAGTAAGAAAGATGTTGCCACATATTTATAAAAAATTTGATTTGAGCTTTAATGTCTGA
- a CDS encoding alanine racemase, with amino-acid sequence MSEILLSKSAYEHNLTQIAKKVGSKKRIISVLKDNAYGHGALLMGKIAKEFGIEITCVKSEIEARELAGLFKSIIVLSHLPNGNESGEFIYAINDIRALEIIRPGTQIHLAIDTLMHRNGIDVSQIKSAIEIIKRRNLDLKGAFTHFRASDEHGADYFVQKDNFELAKIMIRELFNKELIFHSHNSAAIERASDVGDEYVRAGMAQFGYSGFDESLGLKKVLKLYANRVSSRVLKAGQSVGYGGVFTAKEDMNIATYDLGYGDGLLRYNGKGELYLANGEPILGKMSMDSFSSIDMGERICVFDNADIWAEFFDTINYDILVKLSPTIARRVVE; translated from the coding sequence ATGTCTGAGATCTTACTTTCTAAGAGTGCTTATGAGCATAATCTTACTCAAATTGCTAAAAAAGTAGGCTCTAAAAAACGAATAATTTCTGTATTAAAAGATAATGCTTATGGGCATGGGGCGCTTTTAATGGGGAAAATTGCAAAAGAGTTTGGTATAGAGATAACCTGCGTAAAAAGCGAGATAGAAGCTAGAGAACTAGCTGGATTATTTAAGAGTATTATAGTGCTTTCTCATCTGCCAAATGGCAATGAGAGCGGTGAGTTTATTTATGCTATTAATGATATTAGGGCTTTAGAGATTATTAGGCCTGGTACTCAAATTCATCTTGCTATTGATACTTTAATGCATAGAAACGGTATAGATGTAAGTCAGATTAAAAGTGCTATAGAGATTATTAAAAGACGAAATTTAGATCTAAAGGGTGCTTTTACTCACTTTAGAGCTAGCGATGAGCATGGGGCAGATTACTTCGTGCAAAAAGATAATTTTGAGCTAGCTAAAATTATGATAAGAGAGCTATTTAATAAAGAGCTTATATTTCATTCTCATAACTCTGCAGCAATAGAAAGAGCTAGCGATGTAGGCGATGAGTATGTTCGTGCTGGGATGGCGCAATTTGGATATTCTGGATTTGATGAGAGCTTAGGATTAAAAAAAGTTTTAAAGCTATATGCAAATCGTGTAAGCTCTAGAGTATTAAAAGCTGGTCAAAGCGTGGGCTATGGTGGCGTATTTACGGCTAAAGAAGATATGAATATTGCTACATATGACCTTGGCTATGGAGATGGGTTGCTTCGTTATAATGGCAAAGGCGAGTTATATTTAGCTAATGGCGAGCCAATTTTAGGCAAGATGTCTATGGATAGCTTTAGCTCTATAGATATGGGTGAGAGAATTTGCGTATTTGATAATGCTGATATTTGGGCGGAGTTTTTTGATACTATTAATTATGATATTTTAGTTAAGCTTAGCCCTACGATTGCTAGAAGAGTAGTGGAGTGA
- the gdhA gene encoding NADP-specific glutamate dehydrogenase: protein MSVHEYINQTLENIKKSSPGQTTFLQATTEVLHTLEPLLEKEKKYLDHKIIDRIVMPERTTMFRVTYMNDKNEPCSHFGYRVEFNSALGPYKGGLRFHPSVCLDIIKFLGFEQIFKNSLTGLNMGGGKGGANFDPKGKSDGEIMRFCQAFMNELYKLIGDVKDVPAGDIGVGGREIGYMFGQYKKLTNRFDGALTGKGLDWGGSLVRVEATGYGSVYFAQEMLKKQNSSLEGKKCSISGAGNVAIYTAQKLYQLGALPITVSDSTGFIYDSEGIDVELLKRIKEVERKGLSEYAAAKPSAKFTPVSEYKAGTNGIWSVPCDAAFPSATQNELNLEDIKTLYNNGCRLVCEGANMPSTLEAIDFMLSKKDFLFGPAKAANAGGVATSGLEMAQNASMQKWTFDEVDSKLHRIMTNIFEASYETSVEFGVPGNLVLGANIAGFRKVADAMIDQGYV, encoded by the coding sequence ATGTCAGTACATGAGTATATCAACCAAACACTTGAAAATATCAAAAAGTCAAGTCCAGGTCAAACAACATTTTTACAAGCCACTACAGAGGTTTTACATACTTTAGAACCACTTTTAGAAAAAGAGAAAAAGTATCTAGATCACAAAATCATAGATCGTATTGTAATGCCTGAAAGAACTACGATGTTTAGAGTGACTTATATGAATGACAAAAACGAACCTTGTTCACACTTCGGATATCGTGTAGAATTTAACTCTGCTCTTGGACCATATAAAGGTGGTTTGAGATTTCACCCATCAGTATGCCTTGATATCATCAAATTTTTAGGCTTTGAGCAAATCTTTAAAAACTCACTCACAGGCCTTAATATGGGCGGCGGTAAAGGCGGCGCAAATTTCGATCCAAAAGGCAAAAGCGATGGCGAGATTATGAGATTTTGTCAAGCTTTTATGAATGAATTATACAAATTAATCGGCGATGTAAAAGATGTCCCAGCTGGCGATATCGGTGTTGGTGGTCGTGAAATTGGCTATATGTTTGGTCAATATAAAAAACTAACAAATCGCTTTGATGGTGCTTTGACTGGTAAAGGACTAGACTGGGGTGGTAGCTTAGTAAGGGTAGAAGCTACTGGTTATGGCTCAGTATATTTCGCTCAAGAGATGCTTAAAAAACAAAATAGCAGCCTAGAAGGCAAAAAATGCTCAATAAGCGGTGCTGGCAATGTGGCTATATATACAGCTCAAAAACTATATCAACTTGGCGCACTTCCTATAACAGTTAGTGATTCAACAGGATTTATCTATGATAGTGAAGGTATCGATGTAGAGCTATTAAAACGCATTAAAGAAGTTGAGAGAAAAGGCCTTAGCGAATACGCAGCGGCTAAACCTAGTGCGAAATTCACTCCTGTTAGCGAGTATAAAGCTGGTACAAATGGAATTTGGAGCGTTCCATGTGATGCTGCATTCCCAAGTGCTACACAAAATGAGCTAAATTTAGAAGATATCAAAACTCTTTATAATAATGGTTGTAGATTAGTTTGTGAAGGTGCAAATATGCCTAGCACACTTGAGGCTATTGACTTTATGCTTAGCAAAAAAGATTTCTTATTTGGTCCTGCTAAGGCTGCAAATGCTGGTGGCGTGGCAACTAGCGGATTAGAAATGGCACAAAACGCAAGTATGCAAAAATGGACTTTCGATGAAGTAGATAGCAAACTTCACCGCATTATGACAAATATCTTTGAAGCTAGTTATGAAACTTCTGTTGAATTTGGCGTACCGGGCAACCTTGTTCTAGGAGCAAATATCGCAGGATTTAGAAAAGTCGCTGATGCGATGATCGATCAAGGATATGTATAA
- a CDS encoding MqnA/MqnD/SBP family protein — translation MLFGKIDYLNLLPFHVFLKRYPLSNQTKKSIEFKKGTPAKLCEDLSKRRIDAAIISSIESRNPKYTKLNLGICAKGAVKSVLVRKNSPKKLDPASKSSNMLGKILSLNGEIIIGDEALRQYIKDGGDKFYDMGEIWYQKTGLPFVFGLFCCNKNQNLYKKIINQFLKQKIKIPKYILNEYSKSRNIHPNMILWYLEHISYGIKNREKLALKKFISLSKKHNFHP, via the coding sequence ATGCTATTTGGCAAGATTGATTATCTAAATTTGCTTCCATTTCATGTATTTTTAAAGCGCTACCCACTAAGCAATCAAACTAAAAAATCTATTGAATTCAAAAAAGGCACCCCAGCAAAATTATGCGAAGATCTAAGCAAAAGGCGAATCGATGCCGCCATCATCTCAAGCATAGAGAGTAGAAATCCAAAATACACAAAACTAAATTTAGGAATATGCGCCAAAGGTGCGGTAAAATCAGTCTTAGTGCGTAAAAATAGCCCCAAAAAACTAGACCCCGCATCTAAGAGTTCAAATATGCTTGGTAAAATTTTGTCGCTTAATGGAGAGATAATAATAGGAGATGAAGCATTAAGACAATATATAAAAGATGGTGGGGATAAATTTTATGATATGGGTGAAATTTGGTATCAAAAAACGGGGCTACCTTTTGTTTTTGGACTATTTTGCTGTAATAAAAATCAAAATTTGTATAAAAAAATTATTAATCAATTCTTAAAGCAAAAAATAAAGATACCAAAATACATACTCAATGAATATTCAAAAAGTAGAAATATCCATCCAAATATGATTTTATGGTATCTAGAGCATATTAGCTATGGTATCAAAAACAGGGAAAAATTAGCCCTAAAAAAATTTATTTCACTATCAAAAAAGCATAATTTTCACCCATAA
- a CDS encoding DUF411 domain-containing protein, protein MKKYIFALALALPLFAQERLIHVYKSPSCGCCGLWESYMEKNGYKISSHASDDFIKIKEKLNIKDEYQSCHTGLIDGYAIEGHVPSSAVDWLLANKPNGVIGISAPGMPMGSPGMEQGIEEKYPVILMKKDGSSEIFGYYKGDKKI, encoded by the coding sequence GTGAAAAAGTATATTTTTGCTCTTGCTTTGGCTCTACCTTTGTTTGCTCAAGAGAGATTAATCCATGTTTATAAGTCGCCATCATGTGGTTGTTGTGGGCTTTGGGAAAGTTATATGGAGAAAAATGGCTATAAAATCAGCTCTCATGCTAGTGATGATTTTATAAAAATTAAAGAAAAATTAAATATCAAAGATGAGTATCAAAGCTGTCACACAGGGCTTATCGATGGTTACGCTATTGAAGGGCATGTGCCTAGTAGCGCTGTGGATTGGTTATTAGCAAATAAGCCTAATGGCGTGATAGGAATTTCAGCCCCTGGTATGCCTATGGGAAGCCCTGGGATGGAGCAAGGAATAGAGGAGAAATATCCTGTAATTTTGATGAAAAAGGATGGCTCAAGCGAGATTTTTGGATATTATAAAGGCGATAAAAAGATTTAA
- a CDS encoding malic enzyme-like NAD(P)-binding protein: MSLKQKALDYHIDGKIEINVKKPCVSAEDLSLAYSPGVAEPCMEISANNELAYKYTNKGNLVAVITDSTAVLGLGDIGAIAGKPVMEGKSVLFKKFANVDAFDIELDEKDPDKIVEICKALAPTFGGINLEDIAAPKCFYIEKKLQESVNIPVMHDDQHGTAIITTAGLLNALEINGKDISKIKVVVSGSGAAGIACAKMYQSVGVKNIIMCDSKGVIHSKRDDLTEQKMEFAIDTDDRTLGDALRGADMFLGLSKAKLLTPDMVKSMANNPIIFALANPEPEIRPEIAHEIRDDIIIGTGRSDYPNQVNNVLGFPFIFRGALDVRATKITENMKIAAAQALAKLAKESVPSEVCKAYGVDEIKFGKDYIIPKPFDPRVLLVVAPAVAKAAVEDGVALVKEFDESAYVQRLKNLF, encoded by the coding sequence ATGAGTTTAAAACAAAAAGCTCTTGATTATCACATAGATGGCAAGATAGAAATCAATGTCAAAAAACCTTGTGTGAGTGCTGAAGATTTAAGTCTAGCATATAGCCCAGGAGTTGCTGAACCTTGTATGGAGATAAGTGCAAACAACGAATTAGCCTACAAATACACAAACAAAGGCAATCTAGTAGCCGTAATCACAGATAGCACGGCGGTTTTAGGCCTTGGTGATATCGGTGCTATCGCTGGAAAACCTGTTATGGAGGGCAAATCTGTTTTATTTAAAAAATTTGCCAATGTAGATGCCTTTGATATCGAACTTGATGAGAAAGACCCAGATAAGATAGTTGAAATTTGTAAAGCTCTAGCCCCAACTTTTGGTGGTATAAACTTAGAAGATATCGCCGCACCAAAATGCTTTTACATAGAGAAAAAACTTCAAGAAAGTGTAAATATCCCTGTAATGCACGATGATCAGCACGGCACAGCTATTATCACAACGGCGGGATTATTAAACGCTTTAGAGATTAATGGTAAAGATATTAGCAAAATTAAAGTCGTAGTAAGCGGTAGCGGAGCAGCCGGAATAGCATGTGCGAAAATGTATCAAAGTGTCGGGGTTAAAAATATAATTATGTGCGATAGCAAGGGAGTTATCCACTCAAAAAGGGATGATTTAACCGAGCAAAAAATGGAATTTGCCATAGATACAGATGATAGAACTTTGGGCGATGCTTTAAGGGGTGCTGATATGTTTTTAGGCCTTTCTAAAGCCAAACTTCTAACGCCTGATATGGTAAAAAGCATGGCAAATAATCCTATAATCTTCGCTCTAGCCAATCCAGAGCCAGAGATCAGACCAGAGATCGCTCATGAGATTAGAGATGATATCATCATAGGTACAGGCAGAAGCGACTATCCAAATCAGGTAAATAATGTCTTAGGATTTCCATTTATATTTCGTGGTGCGCTCGATGTAAGAGCGACAAAAATCACCGAAAATATGAAAATAGCCGCCGCACAAGCTCTAGCAAAATTAGCCAAAGAGAGCGTCCCTAGCGAGGTTTGCAAAGCTTATGGCGTAGATGAGATTAAATTTGGTAAAGATTATATAATCCCAAAACCATTTGACCCAAGAGTTCTTTTAGTAGTAGCTCCAGCTGTAGCAAAAGCAGCTGTAGAAGATGGAGTGGCACTGGTAAAAGAGTTTGATGAGAGTGCTTATGTGCAAAGGCTAAAAAATTTATTTTAA